A part of Chlorocebus sabaeus isolate Y175 chromosome 4, mChlSab1.0.hap1, whole genome shotgun sequence genomic DNA contains:
- the LOC140711518 gene encoding annexin-2 receptor-like, giving the protein MERHFLGCVERAWDSAEVAPEPGFPPIVSSEDRGPWPLPLYPVLGEYSLDSCDLGLLSSPCWRLPGVYWQNGLFPGVQSTSGPSTARSPEFGWPGTQKQQEASVEEVGQGEEPDRLTLQQLSWCSPPHSWNRQQDTDVSDSGCLLERRHPPALHLWRHPPGGFSDCLERILRVGFAAFSVLWACCLRICGAKQP; this is encoded by the coding sequence ATGGAGCGACATTTTCTTGGCTGTGTGGAGCGGGCTTGGGATTCCGCCGAGGTGGCGCCAGAGCCCGGGTTTCCGCCTATTGTGAGTTCAGAAGATCGTGGGCCGTGGCCTCTCCCTTTGTATCCAGTACTAGGAGAGTACTCACTGGACAGCTGTGATTTGGGACTGCTTTCCAGTCCTTGCTGGCGGCTACCGGGAGTCTACTGGCAAAACGGACTCTTTCCTGGAGTCCAGAGCACCTCGGGACCAAGTACGGCGAGGTCCCCTGAGTTCGGTTGGCCGGGGACACAGAAGCAGCAAGAGGCATCCGTGGAagaggtggggcagggagaggaacCCGACAGACTCACGCTCCAGCAGCTTTCCTGGTGCAGTCCTCCCCATTCCTGGAACAGACAGCAGGACACCGACGTCTCTGACAGCGGGTGCCTTTTGGAACGCcgccatcctcctgccctccATCTGTGGCGCCACCCCCCGGGGGGTTTCTCAGACTGCCTGGAGCGGATTCTTCGCGTTGGTTTTGCCGCGTTCTCTGTACTCTGGGCGTGCTGCCTACGAATCTGTGGAGCTAAGCAGCCTTAG